The following proteins come from a genomic window of Streptomyces sp. NBC_00539:
- a CDS encoding ABC transporter substrate-binding protein, with protein MRIFPHHHRGPVRGRRVVAALAATSSLLALTACGAADMTRQSSPYAAARGAKTVTLSVQSWVGAQANTAVAAYLLEHELGYRVDTVQVDEVPAWDALSQGRVDAILEDWGHPEQEKRYVEGKKTITPGGDLGVTGHIGWFVPTYFAQEHPDVTDWKNLGKYADQLRTAESRGKGQLMDGSPSYVTNDKALVKNLGLDFEVVFAGSEAAQITQIRQFAKEHKPFLTYWYEPQWLFERVPMTEVKLPEYREGCDADPEKVDCAYPRTPLQKYLNTRFAEHGGKAASFLKKFHWTVADQNEVALMIAEDKLTPEQAARKWVERHEPVWKPWTR; from the coding sequence ATGCGGATCTTCCCCCACCACCACCGAGGACCGGTCCGCGGCCGGCGCGTGGTCGCAGCGCTCGCGGCCACGTCCTCCCTCCTCGCGCTCACCGCCTGCGGGGCGGCCGACATGACCCGCCAGTCCTCCCCCTACGCCGCCGCGCGGGGCGCGAAGACCGTGACCCTCTCCGTCCAGTCGTGGGTCGGCGCGCAGGCGAACACCGCTGTCGCCGCCTATCTGCTCGAACACGAGCTCGGCTACCGCGTCGACACCGTCCAGGTGGACGAGGTACCCGCCTGGGACGCGCTCAGCCAGGGCAGGGTCGACGCGATCCTGGAGGACTGGGGACACCCGGAGCAGGAGAAGCGGTACGTCGAGGGCAAGAAGACCATCACGCCGGGCGGCGACCTGGGCGTGACCGGCCACATCGGCTGGTTCGTCCCCACGTACTTCGCCCAGGAGCATCCGGACGTCACCGACTGGAAGAACCTCGGCAAGTACGCCGACCAGTTGCGGACCGCCGAGAGCCGCGGCAAGGGCCAGCTAATGGACGGCTCGCCCTCGTACGTCACGAACGACAAGGCGCTGGTGAAGAACCTCGGCCTCGACTTCGAGGTCGTCTTCGCCGGGTCGGAGGCCGCGCAGATCACCCAGATCAGGCAGTTCGCCAAGGAGCACAAGCCGTTCCTGACCTACTGGTACGAGCCGCAGTGGCTGTTCGAGCGGGTTCCCATGACGGAGGTGAAGCTGCCCGAGTACCGGGAGGGCTGCGACGCCGATCCCGAGAAGGTGGACTGCGCCTACCCGCGGACACCGCTGCAGAAGTACCTGAACACGCGGTTCGCGGAGCACGGTGGGAAGGCGGCCTCGTTCCTGAAGAAGTTCCACTGGACCGTCGCGGACCAGAACGAGGTGGCGTTGATGATCGCCGAGGACAAGCTGACGCCGGAACAGGCCGCCCGCAAGTGGGTGGAGCGCCACGAGCCGGTGTGGAAGCCGTGGACGCGCTGA
- a CDS encoding ABC transporter permease subunit has protein sequence MTATTTSVREQGPSRPPLASDGPTGPDGSRRPDRRPPAPASPRARLRALLLRHRADRRVWPLAVVALVLVPAAFLLPGAAGWPGSLAVDLSGPLGRAGDWIIDNRDHHPLFLYFFGHVSNAVVVSVRAVYVVLLAAGWTGVTALAGLVALRLAGVRLALTCVAAFAACGLLGMWVPTMQTLALMVVAVAASVVFGALLGLAAGMSDRADRALRPVLDTMQVLPAFAYLLPMVLVFGIGVPAAVLATVVYAAPPMARLTALGLREADAGVLEAAASLGATGRQRLLTARIPLARRQLMLGVNQAVMMALSMAVIASVIGAGGLGDRVYQALASVDVGAALAAGVPIVLLAVVLDRTADAAGDRLGAAPAPPSERHPLGRVFAGWYGWLLTLLAAVAVAVAGRMAGSALWPGSWTVPIAEPVNRAVAWMTDHLYSGVPVVGGTADWAARFTGWVLDPLRSGLQATPWWLLLALVGALGLLVGTWRTALTAVLALAAIGVLGVWEPSLDTLSQVLAAVAVTLVLGFAVAVGAARSARAQRLLRPVLDVCQTMPQFVYLIPVVALFGVGRAPAAAAAVVYALPAVVRITTEGLRGVDPAALESTRSLGATGTQQLRHVQLPLARPALLLAVNQAVVLVLAVVIIGGLVGGGALGYDVVLGLAQGDLATGLVAGAAIVCLGLVLDRVTQPAKEA, from the coding sequence ATGACCGCGACCACCACATCCGTGCGCGAGCAGGGCCCCTCGCGCCCGCCCCTCGCGTCCGACGGACCCACGGGACCCGACGGGAGCAGACGGCCGGACCGCAGGCCCCCCGCTCCCGCCTCGCCCCGCGCCCGGCTGCGGGCCCTGCTGCTCCGCCACCGCGCCGACCGCAGGGTCTGGCCCCTCGCCGTCGTCGCCCTGGTCCTCGTGCCCGCCGCCTTCCTGCTGCCCGGAGCCGCCGGCTGGCCCGGTTCGCTGGCCGTCGACCTGTCCGGGCCGCTCGGCCGGGCCGGTGACTGGATCATCGACAACCGGGACCACCATCCACTCTTCCTGTACTTCTTCGGGCACGTCAGCAACGCCGTGGTGGTGTCGGTCCGCGCGGTGTACGTCGTGCTCCTCGCCGCCGGCTGGACGGGCGTCACCGCCCTCGCCGGCCTGGTGGCCCTGCGCCTCGCGGGCGTCCGGCTGGCGCTGACCTGCGTCGCGGCGTTCGCCGCGTGCGGGCTGCTCGGCATGTGGGTGCCGACCATGCAGACGCTGGCCCTGATGGTCGTCGCGGTCGCGGCCTCGGTCGTGTTCGGCGCCCTGCTCGGCCTCGCCGCCGGGATGTCGGACCGGGCCGACCGCGCGCTGCGCCCCGTACTCGACACCATGCAGGTGCTGCCCGCCTTCGCGTACCTGCTGCCGATGGTGCTGGTCTTCGGCATCGGCGTGCCCGCCGCCGTCCTGGCCACCGTGGTGTACGCCGCCCCGCCGATGGCGCGGCTGACCGCGCTCGGCCTGCGGGAGGCCGACGCCGGGGTGCTGGAGGCCGCGGCCTCGCTCGGCGCGACGGGGCGCCAGCGCCTCCTCACCGCGCGCATCCCCCTGGCCCGCCGACAGCTGATGCTGGGAGTCAACCAGGCCGTCATGATGGCGCTGTCGATGGCCGTCATCGCCTCCGTGATCGGCGCCGGCGGCCTCGGCGACCGGGTCTACCAGGCGCTCGCCTCGGTCGATGTCGGTGCGGCGCTCGCCGCCGGCGTCCCCATCGTTCTCCTCGCCGTGGTCCTCGACCGGACGGCCGACGCGGCGGGCGACCGCCTGGGCGCCGCCCCGGCCCCACCGTCGGAGCGGCATCCCCTGGGACGCGTTTTCGCGGGCTGGTACGGGTGGCTGCTCACCCTCCTCGCCGCGGTCGCCGTGGCCGTCGCTGGCCGGATGGCGGGCTCCGCCCTGTGGCCCGGGTCCTGGACCGTGCCGATCGCGGAGCCCGTGAACCGCGCGGTCGCCTGGATGACCGACCACCTCTACTCCGGAGTGCCCGTGGTCGGTGGCACCGCCGACTGGGCGGCCCGCTTCACCGGCTGGGTGCTCGACCCGCTGCGCTCCGGTCTGCAGGCCACCCCCTGGTGGCTGCTCCTGGCCCTGGTCGGCGCCCTCGGTCTGCTGGTCGGTACCTGGCGCACGGCGTTGACCGCCGTCCTCGCGCTGGCCGCCATCGGGGTCCTCGGCGTGTGGGAGCCGTCCCTCGACACCCTCTCCCAGGTGCTGGCCGCCGTGGCGGTGACCCTCGTACTCGGTTTCGCCGTCGCCGTCGGCGCCGCCCGCAGTGCCCGGGCACAGCGCCTGCTGCGCCCGGTGCTCGACGTGTGCCAGACCATGCCCCAGTTCGTCTACCTGATCCCGGTGGTCGCGCTGTTCGGTGTCGGGCGGGCGCCCGCCGCGGCAGCCGCGGTCGTGTACGCGCTTCCCGCCGTGGTGCGCATCACCACCGAAGGCCTGCGCGGGGTGGACCCGGCGGCCCTCGAATCGACCCGCTCCCTCGGCGCAACGGGCACCCAGCAGCTGCGTCACGTGCAACTCCCGTTGGCGCGGCCCGCTTTGCTGCTCGCCGTGAACCAGGCGGTGGTGCTGGTCCTCGCCGTCGTGATCATCGGTGGCCTGGTCGGCGGTGGCGCGCTGGGTTATGACGTCGTCCTCGGCCTGGCCCAGGGCGACCTGGCCACCGGCCTGGTGGCCGGCGCCGCGATCGTCTGCCTGGGTCTGGTGCTCGACCGCGTCACCCAGCCCGCGAAGGAGGCCTGA
- a CDS encoding quaternary amine ABC transporter ATP-binding protein — protein sequence MNAPSTGAAVPGTGSPVFSVDGLWKVFGPQRKAVRVPDSEYASLPAAELRERTGCTAAVRDVTFDVRKGEVFVVMGLSGSGKSTLVRCMTRLIEPTAGSLSIDGEDVLAMDAARLRELRRHRAAMVFQHFGLLPHRTVLDNVAYGLEIQGVSRIDRRAKAAEMVVKVGLEGLEERRPGQLSGGQQQRVGLARALAADPEVLLFDEPFSALDPLIRREMQDEVARLHHEEGRTMVFITHDLTEALRLGDRIALMRDGKIVQLGTPEEIVGSPADDYVRDFVRDVPREQVITVRSAMRPAVADEADHGPALAPAATVVEAIEAVARSGGPARVVDHGRCLGVVDDAGLLAVVAGLPTPDGRGVAA from the coding sequence GTGAACGCGCCCTCGACCGGTGCCGCCGTGCCCGGCACCGGCTCCCCCGTCTTCTCGGTCGACGGGCTGTGGAAGGTCTTCGGTCCGCAGCGCAAGGCCGTGCGGGTCCCGGACTCCGAGTACGCCTCGCTGCCCGCGGCCGAACTCCGCGAGCGGACGGGCTGCACCGCCGCCGTCCGTGACGTCACCTTCGACGTCCGCAAGGGCGAGGTGTTCGTCGTCATGGGCCTGTCCGGCTCCGGCAAGTCCACCCTCGTGCGCTGCATGACCCGGCTGATCGAGCCCACCGCGGGGTCGCTCTCCATCGATGGCGAGGACGTCCTCGCCATGGACGCCGCCCGCCTGCGCGAGCTGCGCCGGCACCGCGCCGCCATGGTCTTCCAGCACTTCGGCCTGCTGCCGCACCGCACCGTGCTCGACAACGTCGCCTACGGCCTGGAGATCCAGGGCGTGAGCCGCATCGACCGGCGGGCCAAGGCAGCCGAGATGGTGGTCAAGGTCGGCCTCGAAGGCCTTGAGGAACGCCGGCCCGGTCAGCTGTCCGGCGGCCAGCAGCAGCGCGTCGGCCTGGCCCGGGCCCTGGCCGCCGACCCGGAGGTCCTCCTCTTCGACGAGCCGTTCAGCGCGCTCGACCCGCTGATCCGCCGGGAGATGCAGGACGAGGTCGCGAGGCTGCACCACGAGGAGGGCCGCACGATGGTCTTCATCACCCACGACCTGACGGAGGCGCTGCGCCTGGGCGACCGGATCGCGCTGATGCGCGACGGCAAGATCGTGCAGCTGGGCACGCCCGAGGAGATCGTGGGCTCGCCCGCCGACGACTACGTACGGGACTTCGTCCGCGACGTACCGCGCGAGCAGGTGATCACCGTACGCAGCGCGATGCGCCCCGCGGTGGCCGACGAGGCCGACCACGGGCCCGCGCTCGCCCCCGCCGCCACCGTGGTGGAAGCCATCGAGGCCGTGGCGCGCAGCGGCGGCCCGGCCCGGGTCGTCGACCACGGCCGCTGTCTCGGCGTCGTCGACGACGCCGGGCTGCTCGCCGTGGTGGCCGGCCTGCCGACGCCCGACGGCCGGGGGGTGGCGGCATGA